Within Nocardioides rotundus, the genomic segment GCGCTCGGTGCTCGATCCCGTGCTCTCGGAGTACGTCGGCCCCAGTGCTCCGGTCCTCATCGTCCTCGGCTCGTTGCTGCTCGGCGGAATCGCGGGCTCGCTGCTCCGCCTGGAGCAGCGGGTCGAGGCGATCGGGGGCCGGCTGCAGCAGCTGCTGAGCCGCGGATCGGACTCGGCGGACCGGCACCGCTTCATCGAGGGCTTCGTGACCGCCTCCCTCGTCTTCTGCACCGGGCCGCTGACCATCCTGGGCTCCCTCAACGACGGTCTCGGGAACGGCGCGGAGCAGCTGTTCCTCAAGTCGGCGCTGGACCTGTTCGCGTCGATGGCCTTCGCCGCGGCGTTCGGGTGGGGCGTGGCGGCCAGCGTGCTCACCGTGGTGGTGGTGCAGGGCTCCCTGACCCTGGTGGGGATGGCGCTGGGCGACGTACTCCCCGACCCGCACCTGGCCGCCATCACCGCCGTCGGAGGCCTGCTGCTG encodes:
- a CDS encoding DUF554 domain-containing protein — encoded protein: MVNALAVLVGAGLGLLLGHRLPDRTRDLVTDALGLVTLLIAALSARSVLDPVLSEYVGPSAPVLIVLGSLLLGGIAGSLLRLEQRVEAIGGRLQQLLSRGSDSADRHRFIEGFVTASLVFCTGPLTILGSLNDGLGNGAEQLFLKSALDLFASMAFAAAFGWGVAASVLTVVVVQGSLTLVGMALGDVLPDPHLAAITAVGGLLLVGVALRLLRIREVAVADLLPALLVAPALVSLVATLR